From one Eucalyptus grandis isolate ANBG69807.140 chromosome 9, ASM1654582v1, whole genome shotgun sequence genomic stretch:
- the LOC104420376 gene encoding UPF0481 protein At3g47200 — MAFIRNIWRVRLFTRKVRVAAQSARKNGTIRNASTERLKHGHPHQPEDHHVQPPRQGPSEVLQIVVVNDGAETDPEQLISIKEKLEQAHRHNEERPWEKLSIYRIPHSLKHGEDKAYVPQIVSLGPYHHGKKRLRQMDQHKWRCLDRILSRTNHQIDLYLHSVKQVEKRARACYEGTISMSSPEFVEMMVLDGCFVIELFRGFNEGFETLGYLSNEPVFSMQGPMHMIQRDMIMLENQIPFFILNRLYCLQLGQLGHPDLEKELALLALLFFDHMKPTDATNHSNRLDFPLSDQNDLHCLALFRQSLLHPGVKQEEHKDPLQRQQQLVHCVTELRQVGIKFSRKKTDKFWDIHFEDGSLKIPRLVIHDGTRSLFLNLIAFEQCHFKYSNDSNDSKDSNDITSYVVFMDNLINSPKDIRHLHDRGIIEHWLGSNTEVADLFNGLCQEVVFDINSSYLSKVSAHVTEYSCHRRHGWAFLFKHKYFGNPWSIISFIAALVLLLLTFTQTFYAVYSYHRPGS; from the coding sequence ATGGCTTTCATACGCAACATATGGCGTGTGCGGTTATTTACTCGCAAGGTCAGAGTAGCTGCGCAATCAGCGCGCAAGAACGGAACAATCCGCAATGCATCCACAGAAAGATTGAAGCACGGCCACCCACACCAGCCTGAAGACCACCACGTTCAGCCGCCACGGCAAGGACCATCCGAGGTTCTCCAGATTGTGGTCGTGAACGATGGGGCTGAAACCGACCCTGAACAGCTCATCTCCATCAAAGAGAAACTTGAGCAAGCTCACAGGCACAACGAGGAACGCCCATGGGAAAAGCTCTCCATATACCGGATCCCGCACTCTCTTAAGCATGGCGAGGACAAGGCCTACGTCCCTCAAATCGTCTCCCTTGGACCGTATCACCATGGTAAGAAGCGCCTCCGCCAGATGGACCAGCACAAGTGGCGCTGCCTCGACCGCATCCTCTCGCGTACCAATCACCAGATAGACCTCTATCTACACTCCGTGAAGCAGGTCGAGAAGAGAGCTCGCGCCTGCTACGAGGGGACGATATCCATGAGCAGCCCCGAGTTCGTGGAGATGATGGTCCTTGATGGGTGCTTTGTGATCGAGCTCTTTCGGGGATTTAACGAGGGGTTTGAGACACTCGGCTACCTTAGCAATGAACCCGTCTTCTCGATGCAGGGGCCAATGCACATGATTCAGCGGGACATGATCATGCTCGAGAATCAGATCCCCTTTTTCATACTCAACCGGCTGTACTGCCTCCAACTCGGCCAGCTTGGCCACCCCGACCTGGAGAAGGAGTTGGCCCTGCTGGCGCTCTTGTTCTTCGACCATATGAAGCCAACAGATGCGACCAACCACAGCAACAGGCTGGACTTCCCGTTATCCGACCAGAATGATCTCCATTGCCTCGCATTGTTCCGGCAGAGCCTCCTACACCCTGGCGTGAAACAGGAGGAGCACAAGGACCCCTTGCAGAGGCAGCAACAACTCGTCCATTGCGTGACAGAGCTCCGACAAGTCGGGATCAAGTTCAGCAGGAAAAAGACAGACAAGTTCTGGGACATCCACTTTGAGGACGGGAGCCTCAAAATCCCCCGGCTTGTGATCCATGATGGGACAAGGTCACTTTTTCTCAACTTGATAGCCTTCGAGCAGTGTCACTTCAAATACAGCAACGACAGTAATGACAGCAAAGACAGCAACGACATCACCTCCTACGTAGTCTTCATGGACAATTTGATCAACTCCCCAAAGGACATTAGGCACCTCCACGACCGCGGGATCATTGAGCACTGGCTTGGGAGCAACACCGAGGTCGCTGACCTCTTCAACGGGCTTTGCCAGGAGGTGGTCTTCGACATCAACAGCAGTTATCTTTCTAAAGTGTCTGCGCATGTGACAGAATACTCCTGCCACAGGCGGCATGGCTGGGCGTTCCTTTTCAAGCACAAGTACTTTGGCAATCCCTGGTCAATCATTTCCTTCATTGCTGctttggttttgcttttgcttaCTTTCACACAGACCTTCTATGCAGTCTATAGCTACCACAGGCCAGGATCTTGA
- the LOC120288433 gene encoding uncharacterized protein LOC120288433, translating to MRLSPWSYASNLLVLKQCEPEVSKHCYEFSKAAFWVRIGGIPPGWRMEQVFKDLGSRIGQVIDVHLDTADYHQHKGGRVRVEVDLNEPLKSGAILDIGSKRLWVEFKYERLPHYCYSCGKIGHYASDCTDIPYAQSPWGNKKSRAIWTLAKDRSK from the coding sequence aTGAGGTTATCACCTTGGTCCTATGCTAGTAACTTACTGGTGTTGAAACAGTGTGAGCCGGAGGTGTCAAAGCACTGTTATGAGTTTTCTAAAGCTGCTTTCTGGGTGCGTATTGGCGGCATACCTCCTGGCTGGAGAATGGAGCAAGTCTTCAAAGATCTGGGAAGTAGGATCGGTCAAGTTATAGATGTTCACCTTGATACAGCAGATTACCATCAACATAAAGGAGGAAGAGTGAGGGTAGAAGTTGATCTGAATGAGCCATTGAAATCGGGGGCAATTCTGGACATTGGATCCAAAAGGCTTTGGGTGGAATTTAAGTACGAGCGCCTTCCACATTATTGCTATTCTTGTGGGAAAATAGGGCACTATGCTTCAGATTGTACTGACATTCCCTATGCACAATCACCTtggggaaacaaaaaaagtaggGCTATATGGACCCTGGCTAAAGACAGAAGCAAGTGA
- the LOC108955175 gene encoding B3 domain-containing protein At2g32645-like: MGEREMEFDLSSFRLLADTAALVSEGKLSLTPSTEIRETGRIPKKTKETGLGTLIGPSELPIDYKDKVQEICGRDVTLVVEKKLTATDMSRGQSRLSIPKKQIRQCFLSEEEIRTLDRKEGIKVSLIEPCLEVFHGLQLKKWNYTSKNFSYMLTERWNAVAHPYERNELTKDVVIQLWSFRVDGNLCFCLVKVKTPGSGKYSYS, encoded by the coding sequence atgggggagagagagatggaattcGATCTCTCATCTTTTCGTCTCTTGGCGGACACAGCTGCTTTGGTCTCCGAGGGAAAGCTCAGTCTGACTCCTTCCACCGAAATCCGAGAAACGGGTAGGATACCCAAGAAAACTAAGGAGACAGGTCTCGGGACCCTAATCGGACCAAGCGAATTGCCGATAGACTACAAGGACAAAGTACAGGAGATATGTGGTCGGGATGTGACGCTCGTGGTGGAGAAGAAACTTACCGCGACCGACATGAGCCGGGGCCAAAGTAGGCTCTCTATACCCAAGAAGCAGATAAGGCAATGTTTCTTGAGTGAAGAAGAGATTCGAACCCTAGACAGGAAGGAGGGCATTAAGGTTTCCCTCATTGAGCCGTGTCTCGAAGTTTTTCACGGCTTGCAACTGAAGAAGTGGAATTACACAAGTAAAAATTTTTCTTATATGTTGACGGAGAGGTGGAATGCGGTTGCGCATCCCTACGAGCGGAACGAACTCACAAAGGATGTTGTCATCCAACTTTGGTCTTTTAGAGTGGATGGCAACCTCTGCTTTTGCCTCGTGAAGGTTAAAACACCAGGCAGTGGAAAATATAGCTACTCATGA